The Lacipirellula parvula genome window below encodes:
- a CDS encoding NAD-dependent epimerase/dehydratase family protein — MSILITGAEGFLGTHLAKLLHESGEQVVGLDVIESPTPRPWPVVVGDVTDRAFVDRLFEEHDVTSVVHAGGVSGPHICNNFPAKVFEVNVLGTLNLFEVARLRKLSGRIVFLSSSSVYGQAAEKASCVTPVVEGLPLLASEPYGATKVSCEAMLRAFNAQEDIDAVSLRISIVYGAGRTAYCGISEMFKAALAGQPIMLDAGCDVPLPWVYVDDVCFALQRALSVPRERIGEVDTLAYNVTGPGFPTFRKIAELVKEHVPTATIQPTSDPDKYAMNARKMSLVAIERDLGWKPQVDIRQGVKLLFESFVGEHERQQSLVTVGA; from the coding sequence ATGTCGATTTTGATTACTGGCGCCGAAGGTTTCTTGGGAACCCATTTGGCGAAGCTGCTGCATGAATCGGGCGAGCAAGTCGTCGGGCTGGACGTAATCGAGAGCCCAACGCCGCGGCCTTGGCCAGTTGTGGTCGGCGATGTGACCGACCGAGCGTTCGTCGACCGTTTGTTTGAAGAACATGACGTGACGAGCGTCGTCCACGCAGGCGGCGTTTCAGGTCCTCATATCTGCAATAACTTCCCGGCGAAAGTGTTCGAGGTGAATGTCCTCGGCACGCTCAATCTGTTTGAGGTCGCGCGGCTGCGGAAGCTGTCGGGACGGATTGTGTTTTTATCGTCGAGCTCGGTCTACGGCCAAGCCGCCGAGAAGGCATCGTGCGTAACGCCGGTGGTCGAAGGGTTGCCGCTCTTGGCTAGCGAGCCTTATGGCGCGACGAAGGTATCGTGCGAGGCGATGTTGCGGGCGTTCAACGCTCAAGAGGATATCGACGCGGTGTCGCTACGGATCAGTATCGTTTACGGCGCGGGGCGGACGGCTTACTGCGGCATTAGCGAGATGTTCAAAGCGGCTCTGGCTGGGCAGCCGATCATGCTCGATGCAGGTTGCGATGTGCCGCTGCCGTGGGTGTACGTCGACGACGTATGCTTTGCCCTGCAACGGGCGTTGAGCGTTCCTCGCGAGCGCATCGGCGAGGTCGACACGCTGGCCTACAACGTCACGGGGCCAGGCTTCCCGACGTTCCGCAAAATTGCTGAGTTGGTGAAAGAGCACGTGCCGACGGCGACCATCCAGCCGACCAGCGATCCCGATAAGTACGCGATGAACGCGCGGAAGATGTCGCTCGTCGCCATCGAGCGAGATCTCGGCTGGAAGCCGCAGGTTGATATTCGCCAAGGGGTAAAGTTGCTGTTCGAGAGTTTCGTCGGAGAGCACGAGCGGCAGCAATCGCTGGTGACGGTCGGAGCGTAG
- a CDS encoding antibiotic biosynthesis monooxygenase has product METCVAKSSAAIVQRVPPEATDKFKQWQRDVSTAAQHFPGYEGTDLYPPANGATGEWVSVIHFADQPALQAWINSSERAKYVARLRETVGDFELKTLDGGFSAWFASMQGDFEPGIPPWKMASTVLFGLYPTVMLLTIFVGPFTSPLGMSIAMLIGNAMSVALLQWAVVPALTRVLKPWLEANSPAKQVVSIAGVVGLFALLVGIAFAFRPITG; this is encoded by the coding sequence ATGGAAACCTGCGTTGCCAAATCGTCGGCAGCCATCGTGCAGCGCGTGCCGCCCGAGGCGACCGACAAGTTCAAACAGTGGCAGCGCGACGTTAGCACGGCGGCGCAGCATTTCCCGGGGTATGAGGGGACCGACCTCTACCCTCCGGCGAACGGCGCCACGGGCGAATGGGTCTCCGTGATTCACTTCGCCGATCAGCCTGCGTTGCAAGCGTGGATCAACTCGTCGGAACGGGCGAAGTACGTCGCTCGGCTGCGCGAGACGGTCGGCGACTTTGAATTGAAGACGCTCGACGGCGGCTTCAGCGCGTGGTTCGCCTCGATGCAGGGCGACTTTGAGCCCGGCATCCCGCCATGGAAGATGGCATCGACGGTGCTGTTCGGGCTCTATCCGACGGTGATGCTGCTGACGATCTTCGTCGGGCCGTTCACGTCGCCGCTGGGGATGTCGATCGCGATGTTGATTGGCAATGCAATGAGCGTCGCACTGCTGCAATGGGCTGTGGTGCCGGCGTTGACGCGGGTGCTCAAGCCGTGGCTGGAAGCGAACTCGCCTGCGAAGCAAGTCGTTTCGATCGCAGGCGTCGTTGGTTTGTTCGCGCTGCTTGTCGGGATTGCGTTCGCCTTCCGGCCGATCACTGGTTGA
- the guaD gene encoding guanine deaminase yields the protein MSSSLSAVRGAFFDFVDDPWKHIGNEQASARFVKDGLLVTENGLIKEFGAFDEVSKRYANVPVTHIKNRLIMPGFIDGHIHFPQTRVLGAYGAQLLDWLQESIFPEELKFRDRDYARGAAKQFFDALLAGGTTTCQAFTTSSPVSTEEFFAEAERRNMRTIAGLTGIDRFAPDDFLIGPDEFYRESKRLIEQYHRKGRHLYAITPRFAVGCTSELMNRCAQLKREHNDCWINTHISENPSEVRTAKIHFPDCNDYTEVHEKHGLLGPKFTAGHGIWLSNDEFRRFSKAGAAISFCPLSNLFLGSGLFRLGRALDPEHRVRISLGCDMGGGNAFSLIRVMEEAYKVGMCNNTMLDGSVNPREQDSAEAERNKLSAYRAFYLATLGGAESLYIDDLLGNFNVGKEADFVALDWNGGQAAMAWHQSLVTEGTPATMEEAAKLLFGILAIGDDRNVDETWIAGKRAYSKSGGAVA from the coding sequence ATGTCTTCCTCCCTCTCGGCCGTCCGCGGCGCGTTCTTCGACTTCGTTGACGATCCGTGGAAGCACATCGGAAATGAGCAGGCCTCGGCCCGGTTCGTGAAGGATGGCCTGCTGGTCACCGAGAATGGACTCATCAAGGAGTTCGGCGCGTTCGACGAAGTCTCGAAGCGTTACGCCAATGTGCCGGTGACGCACATTAAAAATCGCCTGATCATGCCGGGCTTTATCGACGGGCATATTCACTTTCCGCAGACGCGCGTCCTTGGCGCTTACGGCGCGCAGCTGCTCGATTGGCTCCAGGAATCGATTTTCCCCGAGGAGCTGAAGTTCCGCGATCGTGATTACGCTCGCGGCGCTGCGAAGCAGTTTTTTGATGCATTGCTTGCCGGCGGCACGACGACCTGTCAGGCGTTTACCACCAGTAGCCCGGTTTCGACCGAAGAATTCTTCGCCGAAGCCGAACGCCGCAATATGCGGACGATCGCCGGTTTGACGGGTATCGATCGCTTCGCTCCTGACGATTTCCTCATCGGGCCTGATGAGTTCTATCGCGAGTCGAAGCGGCTGATTGAGCAGTACCATCGCAAGGGCCGTCATCTCTATGCGATCACGCCGCGGTTCGCCGTGGGGTGCACGAGCGAGCTGATGAATCGGTGCGCTCAACTCAAACGCGAGCACAACGACTGCTGGATCAACACGCACATTTCTGAGAATCCTTCGGAAGTTCGGACGGCGAAGATTCACTTCCCCGACTGCAACGACTACACCGAAGTCCATGAGAAGCACGGTCTGCTCGGACCAAAGTTCACCGCAGGCCACGGCATCTGGCTTTCGAACGACGAGTTCCGCCGGTTCTCGAAAGCAGGCGCGGCGATTTCGTTCTGCCCGCTTTCGAACTTGTTCCTCGGCAGCGGTCTATTCCGCTTGGGCCGCGCGCTCGATCCGGAACATCGCGTCCGAATCAGCCTTGGTTGCGACATGGGCGGCGGCAACGCGTTCAGCCTCATTCGCGTCATGGAAGAGGCGTACAAGGTCGGCATGTGCAACAACACGATGCTCGACGGCTCGGTCAATCCGCGCGAGCAAGACTCGGCCGAAGCGGAGCGGAACAAGCTGAGCGCGTACCGCGCGTTCTATCTCGCGACGCTCGGCGGCGCCGAATCGCTGTACATCGACGATTTGCTTGGCAACTTCAACGTCGGCAAAGAAGCCGACTTTGTGGCGCTCGATTGGAACGGGGGGCAAGCAGCGATGGCCTGGCATCAGTCGCTCGTGACTGAAGGGACGCCGGCGACTATGGAAGAGGCTGCGAAGTTGCTGTTCGGCATCTTGGCGATTGGCGACGACCGCAACGTCGATGAAACGTGGATCGCGGGCAAACGGGCTTACTCGAAGTCGGGCGGCGCCGTCGCTTAA
- a CDS encoding carbohydrate porin: MIPRIISNAAHWLAVVAALTTAGRSVAATQPSSALAAEEYLGQEGWGATDDRLWPGASNSSTADESATADAHLGNDDENRPQHISSLGMAGNPAAVNIVVGTGALGRFLGVSEESGLRLGGLWIGDASAVLSGGLDGGDWGLNSLAIIDLSLDAEKRWGWEGTSFGTQFLNYTGQPTNSLAGTVQGFDGLQAAPPFDRSELYQLWWRQSWYDGLLITRLGKSVPSFDFNNVLSAVPVGNDAYNIPAVTGLIYTPIFVNPTMYGRLPGYYDSATGLTATLAPADNIYASYGVYDGNGARGEHTGLLGPQFTGYYFHIGEVGCTWAAGAEEKPGKLGVGVWHQTGDLALPNGGFDNGESGIYMFASQRLWFQNPGVNHDGISGFVQLGANDSNASWVREFFGAGFTAFGLVPSRPNDSQGVGMAWSFLNDAPEAGSFFFPTHQGPNPPAPLNDNELMFAGYYQAALTKAAFLQPTLTYIPNPGARQDISPAFASSIYLTVLF, from the coding sequence ATGATTCCACGCATCATTAGTAACGCGGCGCATTGGCTGGCGGTTGTCGCTGCGCTAACCACGGCAGGGCGCTCAGTGGCGGCAACGCAACCGAGCTCCGCGCTGGCTGCGGAGGAATACCTCGGCCAAGAGGGCTGGGGAGCGACCGACGATCGACTCTGGCCTGGCGCTAGTAACTCCTCCACCGCAGATGAAAGCGCCACGGCCGACGCCCACCTCGGCAACGACGACGAGAACCGCCCGCAGCACATCAGCTCGCTCGGCATGGCCGGCAACCCGGCCGCCGTCAACATTGTCGTCGGCACCGGCGCGCTCGGCCGCTTCCTCGGCGTGAGCGAAGAAAGCGGCCTCCGGCTCGGCGGGTTGTGGATCGGCGACGCCAGTGCGGTGCTCAGCGGCGGACTCGATGGAGGCGATTGGGGCCTCAACAGTCTGGCGATCATCGATCTCTCGCTCGACGCCGAGAAACGTTGGGGCTGGGAGGGAACCTCCTTCGGCACACAGTTCCTCAACTACACCGGCCAACCGACCAACAGCCTCGCCGGCACGGTGCAAGGCTTCGACGGTCTCCAGGCCGCGCCGCCGTTCGATCGCTCCGAACTCTACCAACTCTGGTGGCGACAGTCGTGGTACGACGGTCTACTGATCACGCGCCTCGGCAAGTCGGTCCCCTCCTTCGATTTCAACAACGTCCTCAGCGCCGTGCCGGTTGGCAACGACGCCTACAACATCCCCGCTGTCACGGGCCTCATCTACACGCCGATCTTCGTCAACCCAACGATGTATGGCCGCCTGCCCGGTTACTACGACTCCGCGACCGGCCTCACCGCGACGCTCGCCCCCGCAGACAACATCTACGCCTCGTACGGCGTTTACGACGGCAACGGCGCCCGCGGCGAGCATACAGGACTACTTGGACCGCAATTTACAGGCTATTACTTTCACATCGGCGAAGTCGGCTGCACCTGGGCGGCCGGCGCTGAAGAGAAGCCGGGCAAACTCGGCGTCGGCGTCTGGCATCAAACGGGCGATCTTGCACTCCCCAACGGCGGCTTCGACAACGGCGAAAGCGGCATTTATATGTTCGCCTCGCAACGTCTCTGGTTTCAAAATCCCGGCGTCAACCACGACGGCATCTCAGGCTTCGTGCAGCTGGGCGCCAACGACTCCAACGCCTCGTGGGTCCGAGAGTTCTTCGGCGCCGGCTTCACCGCGTTTGGGCTCGTTCCCTCGCGGCCAAACGACTCGCAAGGCGTCGGCATGGCGTGGTCGTTCCTGAACGACGCCCCAGAAGCGGGCTCGTTCTTCTTCCCGACGCACCAGGGCCCCAATCCGCCGGCTCCGTTGAACGACAACGAACTAATGTTCGCGGGATACTATCAGGCTGCACTCACCAAGGCGGCGTTCCTGCAACCGACGCTTACCTACATCCCCAATCCTGGCGCCCGCCAAGACATCTCCCCAGCCTTCGCGTCGTCGATCTACCTCACGGTGCTATTCTAG
- a CDS encoding mandelate racemase/muconate lactonizing enzyme family protein, producing MKIKNIETYAVSAGWKNWLFVKVCTDDGLYGIGEATINGFVKTTEAAVHELAHFAIGQDPRNVNAVAKRVLETIQDAGHIHRLATAAIEVACWDILGKSLGAPIWQLLGGKQRETVLGYANGWYRTERTPDAFVAMAENVVAKGFKALKLDPFGTAKDFISHDDLELSYNILAALRDRFGAELEILIDVHCRFTPSESVRVARRLADLNLYWWEEPTSAEREEMTNEVAMHSPILVATGEQFDKIGRFETLARGGYVSIWQPEPMSLGGIANTIAVANIARANGAWIAPHQSGGPVATATCLQLAACVPNFLIQEHFDPFNEPWTRDLVTWRPTIDPKNGHLSLPTGPGLGCDLNLDVVREHPYDPESYLNTSVKGWEKRLGVRQPAGAK from the coding sequence ATGAAAATCAAGAACATCGAAACCTACGCCGTCAGCGCCGGTTGGAAGAACTGGCTTTTCGTCAAAGTCTGCACCGACGACGGTCTCTATGGCATCGGCGAGGCCACCATCAACGGCTTCGTGAAGACCACCGAAGCGGCAGTGCATGAGTTGGCCCACTTCGCCATCGGACAGGATCCGCGGAACGTCAATGCCGTCGCGAAGCGCGTGCTCGAAACCATTCAGGACGCCGGCCACATCCATCGACTCGCCACCGCGGCAATCGAGGTGGCGTGCTGGGACATCCTGGGCAAATCGCTCGGCGCGCCAATCTGGCAACTTCTCGGCGGAAAGCAGCGCGAGACGGTGCTCGGCTACGCCAACGGTTGGTATCGGACCGAGCGAACGCCGGATGCATTTGTCGCCATGGCCGAAAACGTCGTCGCCAAGGGGTTCAAAGCGTTAAAGCTCGATCCCTTCGGCACGGCCAAGGACTTCATCAGTCACGACGACCTAGAGCTGTCGTATAACATCCTCGCGGCCCTGCGTGACCGGTTCGGTGCGGAGTTGGAAATTCTGATCGACGTCCACTGCCGGTTTACGCCGAGCGAGTCGGTGCGCGTCGCCCGGCGGCTAGCCGATTTGAACCTTTACTGGTGGGAGGAGCCGACGAGCGCCGAGCGAGAGGAGATGACGAACGAAGTGGCGATGCACTCGCCGATCTTGGTGGCGACCGGCGAGCAGTTCGACAAGATTGGGCGATTCGAGACGCTGGCTCGAGGCGGCTACGTCAGCATCTGGCAGCCAGAGCCGATGTCACTCGGCGGCATCGCCAACACGATCGCAGTGGCCAATATCGCCCGTGCCAACGGAGCCTGGATCGCCCCCCATCAAAGCGGCGGTCCCGTGGCAACGGCCACTTGCCTCCAACTTGCCGCCTGCGTGCCGAACTTCCTCATCCAGGAGCACTTCGACCCCTTCAACGAGCCTTGGACCCGCGATTTGGTCACATGGCGCCCCACGATCGACCCCAAAAACGGCCACCTGTCGCTGCCCACTGGCCCGGGCCTCGGTTGCGATCTGAACCTCGACGTGGTGCGCGAGCACCCATACGACCCCGAATCCTACTTGAACACCAGCGTGAAGGGTTGGGAAAAGCGGCTAGGCGTGCGTCAGCCGGCCGGGGCGAAGTGA
- a CDS encoding outer membrane protein has translation MFQLFRRVLSPELAGIFILLASCFPVLAQCDGVPTGRGMYGGVFGGGGSSNINSIDQMGTAYFLESDGGPLSVNAVGSSGNDGVGMVGLQIGHEWASSAPQGSWGLLPAVELEGMYLSGTQNGQLINDTNRLPEHVFDDSLPMDNIALLANGVVSLQTPLVNLYPYLGGGLGMTNVKIDGANSLQLDPAEPGVNHFNANPNSSALGLSAQFKAGFRLNLTERLYLFTEYRYLYVQSTTQTFGSTQYPGHAPTSPWTVQLKDMNYHLGVGGIGFDF, from the coding sequence ATGTTCCAGCTATTTAGACGCGTTTTAAGTCCGGAACTCGCCGGCATCTTCATTCTCCTCGCATCGTGTTTCCCGGTGCTAGCTCAGTGCGACGGCGTCCCGACGGGGCGCGGGATGTACGGGGGCGTTTTTGGCGGCGGCGGCTCGTCCAACATTAATAGCATCGACCAAATGGGGACGGCCTATTTCCTTGAGTCCGATGGCGGCCCCTTGAGCGTCAACGCCGTCGGTAGTTCCGGTAACGACGGGGTAGGCATGGTCGGCTTGCAGATTGGCCATGAATGGGCGAGCAGCGCGCCGCAAGGGAGTTGGGGATTGCTGCCCGCCGTTGAACTCGAAGGCATGTATCTGAGCGGCACGCAAAACGGGCAACTCATTAATGACACCAACCGCCTCCCCGAGCATGTTTTCGACGACTCGCTCCCGATGGACAACATCGCCCTGCTGGCGAATGGGGTGGTCAGTTTGCAGACGCCCCTGGTTAATTTGTATCCGTATCTCGGCGGCGGTCTCGGCATGACCAACGTGAAGATCGATGGCGCGAATTCGCTTCAGCTTGATCCGGCGGAGCCGGGCGTGAACCATTTCAACGCCAACCCGAATTCGTCCGCCTTGGGTCTGTCAGCGCAATTCAAGGCCGGCTTCCGCTTGAATCTGACCGAACGCCTGTACCTGTTCACCGAGTATCGCTACCTCTACGTTCAGTCAACGACCCAGACGTTCGGTTCCACGCAGTATCCCGGGCACGCTCCCACCTCCCCTTGGACGGTTCAACTCAAAGACATGAACTATCACCTGGGAGTCGGCGGCATCGGATTCGACTTCTGA